From the genome of Streptacidiphilus sp. PB12-B1b:
GCGCGACCAGCCGCAGCAGCTCCGCCATGGGCTCGGCGTGCAACTCCGGGCGGCCCAGGCAGTGCATCAGCCAGAAGCCGACCACCGCCCGCGAGCGCGCCATCAGGGAGGCCGCCACGATCGGCTGCGGCGCGGTGCGCGAGGCCATGCCGTACGCGACCAGCCGGCCGAACGGCGCCAGCGCCGCCAGCGAGGCGTCGAACACCGGGCCGCCGGTCATCTCCAGGACGATGTCGACCTTCTTGCCGCCGTTGGCCTCGACCAGCCGCTCCTTGAGGCCCTCGCCCTCGGCCTCCACCGCGACGTCCGCGCCCAGCTCCAGCGCCAGCTCCCGCTTCTCCTTGGTGGAGGCGGTGGCGATCACCCGGCCCGCGCCGAAGCGCTTGGCCAGCTGCACCGCCAGCGAGCCGGTGCCCCCGGCCGCCGCGTGCACCACCACCGATTCGCCCGGGGCGAGCTTGGCGGAGGTGCGCAGCAGGTTCCAGGCGGTCAGCCCCTGGACGACCAGGGCCAGCGCCGCCGCGTCGGAGACCCCGTCCGGCACGTCCAGCGCCATCGGCTCCCAGGCCACCGCGCGTTCGGCGTAGCCGCCGGTGGCGGTGAGCGCCACCACCCGGCGGCCGTCGGCGGTCCGCCCGACCACCTCGCCGCCGGGCACCATCGGCAGGGTGCTGCTGGACAGGTAGGAGTCCTCCACCGCGTGGGTGTCGGCGTAGTTCACGCCGATCGCGTCCACCTCGATCAGCAGCTGCCCCGGCTGGGCCACCGGATCGGGCAGCTCCACCAGCCGCAGTACCTCGGGGCCGCCGAACTCGGTGATCTGTACTGCCCGCATTGCCGCTCCTCGCTTGGGTCCGCGCTGTCGTCCTGGAGCCAACATACCGGCTGGTATGTCGCGGGGACAGCGCGGGCATGCCGCGGCCCCGGACCCTCGCCGTGGGTCCGGGGCCGCTCCCCTGCGCGCGCGGAGGCGCGCCGGGGCCCGGGCGGCACACCGTCCAGTGCGCGCCCGGAGTACGGGGGTGGTGCGGGCCGGGGGGTGGTGCGGCGCCTCAGCCGCGGGAGGCCAGCTCCCGGGCGGCGTCGGCGGCGGCCTTGGCGATGCGGTCCTCGTTCACCGTGGTCAGCAGGCCCTTCTCGACCACCGGGCGGCCGTTGACCAGCAGCAGCGACAGCGGCGGCAGCGCGCCCAGGGCGAGCGCGGCGACCGGGTCGGCGATCGAGGAGTGCATCACCCCGTCCACCTTCCACAGCGCCAGGTCGGCCAGCTTGCCGACCTCGATCGAGCCGATGTCGTCCTGTCGGCCCAGCACCCGGGCGCCGCCCATGGTGCCCAGCCGCAGCACCGAGCGCGCGGTCAGCGCGGACGGGCTGCCGTGCAGCCGGTTGATCAGCAGCGCGTTCCGCAGCTCGGTGCCCAGCTCGCCGGACTCGTTGGAGGCGGTGCCGTCCACGCCCAGGCCCACCGGCACACCGGCCGCGAGCATGGCGGGCACCCGGGCGATGCCGGCCGCCAGCCGGGCGTTGGAGGAGGGGCAGTGCGCCACGCCGGTGCCGGTCTCGGCGAACTTGGCGATGTCGGAGTCGTCCATGTGGACGCAGTGGGCCATCCAGACGTCCTCGCCGAGCCAGCCCACGCTCTCGAAGTAGTCGGTCGGGCCCATCCCGAACAGCTCCTTGCAGAACTGCTCCTCCTCGGCCGTCTCCGAGCCGTGGGTGTGCAGCCGGACGCCCTTGCGCCGGGCCAGCAGCGCCGACTCCCGCATCAGCTCGGTGGTCACCGAGAACGGCGAGCAGGGGGCGATGGCGATCTGCAGCATGGAGTCGGAGGAGGCGTCGTGGTAGCGGTCCACGGCGGCCTCGGAGGCGAGCAGGATGGCCTCGGTGGTCTCCACGGCGTGGTCCGGCGGCAGGCCGCCGTCGCTCCGGCCGCGGTCCATCGAGCCCCGGGTGGCGGTGAAGCGCAGCCCCAGCTCGGCCACGGCCTCGATCTCGGCGCCCAGGATGTCGCCCCCGCCCTGCGGGAACACGTAGTGGTGGTCCATGGCCGTGGTGCAGCCGGACTTGAGCAGCGCGGCGGCCGAGCCCTGGGCGGCGGCGTGGACCAGCCGCTCGTCGATGCGCGACCAGGTCGGGTAGAGCGCGACCAGCCAGTCGAACAGGATGTCGTCCTGCGCCAGCCCGCGGGTGATCCACTGGTAGAAGTGGTGGTGGGTGTTGACCAGCCCCGGGGTGAGCAGGTGGCCCTCGGCGTTGACGCGCCGGGTGACGCCCTGCAGCCACTGCGGGGCGCGGCCCTCGCCGACCGACTCGATCCGGTTGCCGGCGATCACCACATGGCCGCTGCGGTACTCGCGGTCCTCGGCGTCGACGGTGGCGATCGCGGCGTTCTCGATGACGATGCGCTCGTCGGCGGGGGGCGGAAGGATGCTCATGGGTGCTCCTCGGCGGTGTCCGGCAGGTGCGGCGGGTGGGCCGCGCTGCCGTCGAGTGACCGCCGTCGGATGGTGCTGCCCAGGGCGGGACGGCGGGAGAATCCCTGGGCGGTCGCTGCTGCCGCGCGGCCGGTGGTCCTGGCGGGGCTCAGGCGACCGGGATGACCGGCGTGACGCCCTCGCGGTGGACCGTGCCCTCGATCAAACCATACGGGCGGTCGGCCGCGTAGTAGACCTCGTTCTCGTTCTTCAGCCCGAACGGCTCCAGGTCCACTAGGAAGTGGTGCTTGTTGGGCAGTTCCAGGCGTACCTCGTCCACCTCGGCGCGGTTGTTCAGCACCCGGGTGCCCATGGCGTACAGGGTCTGCTGCAGCGAGTAGGAGTAGGTCTGCGCGAACGCCTCCAGCAGGTGGCGGCGGACCTCGGCGTACGACTGCTCCCAGGGCGGCTGGGTCTCCGCGCCGCTCCAGGAGTGCTTCCAGCGGGCGGTGACCTGGGTGGCCAGGATACGGTCGTACGCCTCCTTCAGGGTGGTGTACTTGTCCTTGATGTAGCCCCAGAACTCCGAGTCGGTGGAGTTCAGCACGGTCAGCTCGCTGAGTCCGGTGATCACCTGGAAGCTGCTGCCGTCGTAGCCGATCTCGGCGGTGCGCACCTCGCCGCCGCTGCGGACGAAGGAGTGGCCGGGGCCCGCGTCGTCCTGGGTGGGGATGCGGTCCCAGGCGTACTCCTCGATCCGGATCCGGGCCCGGCGGATCGGCTCGTTGTCGTCCACGAAGTGCCGGGCGAGGTGGATGCCGAAGGCCTCGGCCGACTCTATGCCGTGCTCCTTGGCGAAGGCGTAGACCGTGTTCTTGGTGGTGTCGGTCGGCAGGCAGTTGGCGTTGGAGCCGGTGAGGTGGACGTCGTCCAGATCCCCGGAGAGGGCCACCGAGACGTTCAGGTCCTTGATCTCGTGGCGGGCGGTGTCGCGGCGGACGCGGACGACGCGGGTCTCCGCCTTGCCGTACTGGTTCTGGCCAAGCACGTGAGCCATGGTGGTCCTAGCTTCCTCGGTAGACGGAGTACCCGAACGGGTTCAGCAGCAGCGGGACGTGGTAGTGGGCCTGGGCCGGGTCCACGTCGACGACGACGGAGACCTCGGGGAAGAACGGCCCCTCGGTGGTGAAGGTGAGCCGCAGCACGCTGCCCAGCGACACGTCCGGGGCCGGCAGGTCCCTGCACCGGCCGTCGGCGTCGGTCCGCGAGGCGCCGAGGACGGCCCAGCCGTCGGCGGTGCGCTGGGCCAGCTGGACCGGGACGCCCTCGGCCGGGCGGCCGGTGCTGGTGTCCAGCACATGGGTGGAGACAGTGGTCATGGTTCCCCGTCAGGTGTCGGTGCATCAGTTGGCTTGCAGCAGCCGGTCGAGCCGGATGTCGTTGATCTTCCGCAGTTCGCCGCGGACGATCTCGCGCTCGGCGGCGGGGTCGTTGCCCTGCCGCTCGCGCAGCGCGGCCAGCATGGACGCCGCGGTGCGGCCGGTGGCGCAGATCAGGAAGACGTGGCCGAAGGCCTCCTCGTAGCGGGCGTTGGCGACGCGCAGCTCGGCCAGCAGTGCGGCGTCGGCGCCGTGCACGCCGGCCTGCTCGCGCCGGGAGGCGGCGTCGCCGTCCCGGGGCGCGCCGATGCGGGCGTGCCCGGCCATGGCGTCGGCCAAGTCGTCCGGGCCGAGCCGCCGCATCGCGGCGAGGTTGGCGGCGTGCAGGGCCCCGGCGTCGGCCCAGGGGCGGGTGGCGCGCACGAGCGCGGTCCAGGCGGGGCTGGAGCAGACCTCGGCGAGGACGCTGTCCAGCTCCTCGTCGGGCAGTTGGTTCAGCCCCCGCAGGGCGGTGTCGGCAGAGGCGTCGGGCTGGGTCACGGATGACCTCCAGGGAGGGGGACATCCACAAGCTAGATCGACGGCACCGTCACGTCAACAGTTTGTTGAAGAAGTCTGCGGCGGCTTCAGGGCTTCTGGCCGCTCTGCTGGCGGTTCAGGTAGTTGTACACGGTGAACCGGCTGACGCCGAGCGCCGCCGCCACCGTCTCCACCCCGTGCCGCACGGTGAACGCGCCGCGCTCCTCCAGCAGCGCCACCACCCGCTGCTTGCCGGCCCGGTCCAGGGCGGCCAGCTCGCCGCCGCCGAACTGCCGCTTCACGTCGGACAGCAGCCGGTCCAGCGCGCTCTCCAGGCCGGGCAGCCGGACCGCGACGGCCGGGGCGCCCTCCCACTCCAGCAGCACGTCGTCCGGGCGGGCCTCCTCCGGGCGGACCGCGCCCGCGCCGACGGCGTCCAGCAGTGGCTTGATGGCCGCGGCCAGCGGGTGCTCTATCTCGCTCATCCGGACCCCTCGGCGTCCGC
Proteins encoded in this window:
- a CDS encoding helix-turn-helix domain-containing protein is translated as MSEIEHPLAAAIKPLLDAVGAGAVRPEEARPDDVLLEWEGAPAVAVRLPGLESALDRLLSDVKRQFGGGELAALDRAGKQRVVALLEERGAFTVRHGVETVAAALGVSRFTVYNYLNRQQSGQKP
- a CDS encoding NADPH:quinone oxidoreductase family protein — protein: MRAVQITEFGGPEVLRLVELPDPVAQPGQLLIEVDAIGVNYADTHAVEDSYLSSSTLPMVPGGEVVGRTADGRRVVALTATGGYAERAVAWEPMALDVPDGVSDAAALALVVQGLTAWNLLRTSAKLAPGESVVVHAAAGGTGSLAVQLAKRFGAGRVIATASTKEKRELALELGADVAVEAEGEGLKERLVEANGGKKVDIVLEMTGGPVFDASLAALAPFGRLVAYGMASRTAPQPIVAASLMARSRAVVGFWLMHCLGRPELHAEPMAELLRLVAQGELRPLTGEAYPLSEVARAHEDLRARRTTGKLVLDPRG
- the uraD gene encoding 2-oxo-4-hydroxy-4-carboxy-5-ureidoimidazoline decarboxylase, whose product is MTQPDASADTALRGLNQLPDEELDSVLAEVCSSPAWTALVRATRPWADAGALHAANLAAMRRLGPDDLADAMAGHARIGAPRDGDAASRREQAGVHGADAALLAELRVANARYEEAFGHVFLICATGRTAASMLAALRERQGNDPAAEREIVRGELRKINDIRLDRLLQAN
- a CDS encoding 8-oxoguanine deaminase, with the translated sequence MSILPPPADERIVIENAAIATVDAEDREYRSGHVVIAGNRIESVGEGRAPQWLQGVTRRVNAEGHLLTPGLVNTHHHFYQWITRGLAQDDILFDWLVALYPTWSRIDERLVHAAAQGSAAALLKSGCTTAMDHHYVFPQGGGDILGAEIEAVAELGLRFTATRGSMDRGRSDGGLPPDHAVETTEAILLASEAAVDRYHDASSDSMLQIAIAPCSPFSVTTELMRESALLARRKGVRLHTHGSETAEEEQFCKELFGMGPTDYFESVGWLGEDVWMAHCVHMDDSDIAKFAETGTGVAHCPSSNARLAAGIARVPAMLAAGVPVGLGVDGTASNESGELGTELRNALLINRLHGSPSALTARSVLRLGTMGGARVLGRQDDIGSIEVGKLADLALWKVDGVMHSSIADPVAALALGALPPLSLLLVNGRPVVEKGLLTTVNEDRIAKAAADAARELASRG
- the uraH gene encoding hydroxyisourate hydrolase translates to MTTVSTHVLDTSTGRPAEGVPVQLAQRTADGWAVLGASRTDADGRCRDLPAPDVSLGSVLRLTFTTEGPFFPEVSVVVDVDPAQAHYHVPLLLNPFGYSVYRGS
- the pucL gene encoding factor-independent urate hydroxylase, whose amino-acid sequence is MAHVLGQNQYGKAETRVVRVRRDTARHEIKDLNVSVALSGDLDDVHLTGSNANCLPTDTTKNTVYAFAKEHGIESAEAFGIHLARHFVDDNEPIRRARIRIEEYAWDRIPTQDDAGPGHSFVRSGGEVRTAEIGYDGSSFQVITGLSELTVLNSTDSEFWGYIKDKYTTLKEAYDRILATQVTARWKHSWSGAETQPPWEQSYAEVRRHLLEAFAQTYSYSLQQTLYAMGTRVLNNRAEVDEVRLELPNKHHFLVDLEPFGLKNENEVYYAADRPYGLIEGTVHREGVTPVIPVA